In the Perca flavescens isolate YP-PL-M2 chromosome 20, PFLA_1.0, whole genome shotgun sequence genome, one interval contains:
- the tmem30b gene encoding cell cycle control protein 50B yields MVKEEQELANRPDNTAFTQQRLPAWQPMLSAGIVIPGFVLIGLAFIGIGVALFVTSRSIQVLELDYTGLEQNSPCFKCTYPNVSNCVCDLDFSIDSLFKGTVFFYYGLSNYFQNFRKYGVSKDDVQLSGDLTNFKSPSDTCSPYVYDRNNQPIVPCGSIANSMFNDTFQLFQKINGTKTLVPFDGKGIAWWTDYNIKYRNPSVTPLKNAFNSTVKPIFWSKPAYELDTSDPANNGFINQNFLVWMRRAALPNFRKLYGRIDEGVYAQGLPAGSYSLAITYNYPVLSFGGRKKVVFSNVSWMGGKNEFLGIAYLVIGSLCVLMSIVMLIVYAKFKFPEED; encoded by the exons ATGGTCAAAGAAGAGCAGGAGTTGGCCAACCGGCCTGACAACACGGCCTTCACTCAGCAGAGGCTTCCGGCATGGCAGCCCATGCTCTCCGCTGGCATTGTCATCCCAGGGTTTGTCCTCATCGGCCTGGCATTCATTGGCATTGGCGTCGCTCTCTTTGTCACTTCACGGAGCATCCAGGTGTTGGAG CTCGACTACACTGGGCTTGAGCAAAACTCACCATGCTTTAAGTGCACTTACCCAAATGTCTCAAACTGTGTGTGCGACCTGGACTTCTCGATTGACAGTCTATTTAAG GGAACCGTGTTCTTTTATTATGGTTTGTCCAACTACTTCCAGAACTTCAGAAAGTACGGTGTGTCCAAAGATGACGTGCAGCTGTCTGGAGACCTGACTAACTTTAAA AGTCCCAGTGACACCTGTTCACCCTATGTGTATGACCGCAACAACCAACCAATTGTACCGTGTGGATCAATTGCAAACAGCATGTTCAATG acacctTCCAACTATTTCAAAAAATCAATGGAACAAAGACACTGGTGCCCTTTGATGGAAAAGGGATTGCTTGGTGGACCGACTACAACATCAAATACAGAAACCCCAGCGTCACACCTCTGAAGAACGCATTCAACA GTACCGTGAAACCCATATTTTGGTCCAAGCCTGCGTATGAGTTGGACACATCAGATCCTGCTAACAATGGCTTCATCAATCAAAATTTCCTGGTGTGGATGAGGAGGGCGGCCCTGCCAAATTTCAGAAAGCTCTATGGGCGTATCGACGAGGGTGTTTATGCACAGGGTCTTCCAGCTGGAAGTTACTCCCTTGCAATTACCTACA ACTATCCTGTTTTGAGCTTTGGTGGGAGAAAGAAGGTAGTGTTCAGCAACGTGTCCTGGATGGGTGGCAAGAATGAGTTCCTGGGCATTGCCTACCTTGTGATTGGTTCACTGTGCGTCTTAATGTCCATAGTCATGCTCATCGTCTATGCTAAATTCAAGTTTCCTGAGGAAGACTGA